ATCTGGAACTCTCCTTACAACCGGCTTAAAATCGGGGTCGGGTCACTTACCCCGCGGACAGATTTGTCGATGGAGGAGGTTGGGGTTGAAGAAACATACCGGTTTGAAGGCTCGTGCGTGGGAGTTCCTTAGGAGAGTCTTGATGTTCGTGCGCACAGAATGGCTTCCTGGGGTAAGCCTTATTCTCGGACTGGCGCTGACTTGTGCTGCAACTGCGCAAGTGTATCGTGCGGAGACCAGAGAGATTCGTGCTTTCTTCAAAAGTGATGCCACTGAGCTGTTGAATATATTTTGGGGGCAGTTGGAAGATGGATTGCAAGCGGTGGAATACCTGCGCAGATTTTTCGAGTCCAGCACATTTGTGGAATGGGAGGAGTTTAGAAGTTTTGTGCAGCCTGCCTTTGGAAAGAATAGGTCCATTAGGGCTTTGGAATGGGCTCCGCGTGTGCGTGGTGAGGATCGAGTTCAGTTTGAAGATGTTGCACAACAGGAGGGATTGCGGCGTTTCCAGATCACGGAATGGAATGCCCAAGGCCATATGGTCCGGGCGAAAGGGCGTAAAGCATACTTTCCCGTCCGGTACATGGAACCCTACGAAGGCAACGAATCCGCCTTGGGGTTTGATCTGGCATCGGAATCAGTGCGCCGGGACACCCTGGAGCGAGCTCGGGACACTGGAGAATTGAGCCTGTCCGGCCTGCTTGATCTCGTTCAGGCGAGAACGCCTGGTTACGGATTTCTGGCAGTTCGCCCCATTTACACCCCTGGTCTGGCCCTGACTACCGTGGAGCAACGGCGCGAGGCACTTGGAGGATTTGTGCTTGGTGTCTTCAGGTTTTCAGACCTATTGCACAATACAACATTGTCCATGATATCTTCGGAGGCAGCCAAGTGCCAAATGAAGATTTTTGATGAAACGACGCAGCCGGGCGGGCTTCTTCTGTACGATTCTTCTCAAAGGAGCCCGGGGATACGGGCGATGACCAAAAGGAGCCCGGCATGGGCGAAAGGTCTTAGTGTGGATAAGACTTTTGAGTTGGGGGAACGGGTTTGGCGGATCTCCATCTTTCCTTCTGATGCTTGGGCATCTGCTATCCGCTTTGTGATGCCTGGGGTGGTGTTCCTCATGGGTCTGCTTGCCACTATTTTGATTTCGACTTATCTGCTGGGGCTGAGTCTACATAAGAGGAGACTGTCTGTTCTCAACGCCAACCTTGTTCAGGAAGTCGCGAGTCATAAGCAGACGAACATCAAAATGATGGAGGTAGAACGTCAGCTGCGGATCAGGACGTCAATCACGGAGGTGTTTCTCGCTGTCTCCGATGACCAAGTGTACGGCCAAGTGCTGGAAATCCTTTTGGCGAGTTTTATGAGCCGCTTCGGAATCATGGGGTATATTTCAGACAACGGAGACCTTATCGTTCCCTCGA
This genomic window from Candidatus Omnitrophota bacterium contains:
- a CDS encoding CHASE domain-containing protein; amino-acid sequence: MFVRTEWLPGVSLILGLALTCAATAQVYRAETREIRAFFKSDATELLNIFWGQLEDGLQAVEYLRRFFESSTFVEWEEFRSFVQPAFGKNRSIRALEWAPRVRGEDRVQFEDVAQQEGLRRFQITEWNAQGHMVRAKGRKAYFPVRYMEPYEGNESALGFDLASESVRRDTLERARDTGELSLSGLLDLVQARTPGYGFLAVRPIYTPGLALTTVEQRREALGGFVLGVFRFSDLLHNTTLSMISSEAAKCQMKIFDETTQPGGLLLYDSSQRSPGIRAMTKRSPAWAKGLSVDKTFELGERVWRISIFPSDAWASAIRFVMPGVVFLMGLLATILISTYLLGLSLHKRRLSVLNANLVQEVASHKQTNIKMMEVERQLRIRTSITEVFLAVSDDQVYGQVLEILLASFMSRFGIMGYISDNGDLIVPSMTQDIWDKCRMTEKSMVFPKETWGDSSWSRAIREKRGQYSNEPSKLTPEGHIEITRHVSWPIVFQGEVLSIIILANRDTDYSEQDVEMLNGIAAYIAPILRERQESVRSLVRLEQLCEDLKQSHEQLKNSQMSLIQAEKLNSVGRLAAGVAHEVKNPLGILLQGIDYLLSKKLDAADPIVADVLQEMQSATRRADLIVKGLLDYSSPTKIVFSSADLNSVVRYSLLFVRYDLDKNQICVVEDLEEGLPPIVLDVQKIQQVFVNLLLNAIHAMGKGGTLTIRTCARQIADAGGLVGYRNDDRFLPGEKVVAVEIEDTGSGIAENRLSKVFDPFFTTKPPGEGTGLGLSVSQKIVELHGGMIQIGNRKEGGVRATMILKMGGGDSSE